The Epinephelus lanceolatus isolate andai-2023 chromosome 21, ASM4190304v1, whole genome shotgun sequence genome has a segment encoding these proteins:
- the LOC117247549 gene encoding uncharacterized protein LOC117247549, which yields MSVSGCAMLGAMPLLPLLFLNTALGFKLCPSHCLCYESSELVDCRSRDLVRVPVSVPHGTWLLDLSGNKLTEVHSRSFVGLWSLKILLMSNNSIQTLQPQSLSSLQFLERLDLSYNRLRWLPQHFSQSLSSLKELQLHHNLLLHLDSTSLGDFESLRKLDLSYNRIQAIDVGALSSLSRLSVLNLEGNRLNVLKDGLLSRQQSLEVLLLSHNNISLIETEALAPLRSLTLLGLRGNQLEHIRFKTFLQLQTTTTHLQMALNRWTCDCELQRVFDKIRRVRHLHVDDYKDIICRAPAQQVGTYLVTLDGHLCIAETASVLIITITVMVAVISTLVKAERNRKNKKPVSDPESERQEK from the exons ATGTCCGTCAGTGGCTGCGCGATGCTCGGTGCGATGCCTCTGCTGCCTCTTCTTTTTCTGAACACAGCCCTGGGCTTTAAGCTGTGTCCCAGCCACTGCCTGTGCTACGAGTCCTCTGAGCTGGTGGACTGCCGGTCTCGTGATCTGGTCCGGGTCCCGGTCAGTGTCCCACACGGCACCTGGCTGCTGGACCTGAGTGGGAACAAGCTGACTGAGGTGCACTCCAGATCCTTTGTGGGGCTGTGGTCACTGAAAATCCTCCTGATGTCCAACAACAGCATCCAGACTCTGCAGCCACAG TCTCTGTCCTCGCTGCAGTTTCTGGAGAGGCTGGACTTGAGTTATAACCGTCTGCGTTGGCTCCCTCAGCACTTCTCCCAGAGTCTGTCCTCCCTCAAGGAGCTCCAGCTGCACCACAACCTGCTGCTGCACCTGGACTCCACCTCACTGGGTGACTTTGAAAGCCTGAGGAAACTGGACCTCAGCTACAACCGTATCCAGGCGATCGACGTCGGGGCTCTCAGCAGCCTGTCTCGACTGAGCGTCCTCAACCTGGAAGGAAACAGGCTGAACGTGCTCAAAGACGGTTTGTTGAGCCGCCAGCAGAGCCTGGAGGTGCTGCTGCTCAGCCACAACAACATCTCACTGATTGAGACTGAAGCTCTGGCTCCTCTGCGGAGTCTCACTCTGCTGGGTCTCCGTGGAAACCAGCTGGAGCACATCAGGTTCAAGACCTTCCTGCAGCTCCAGACCACCACCACCCACCTTCAGATGGCCCTCAACCGCTGGACCTGTGACTGCGAGCTGCAGCGCGTCTTCGACAAGATCCGTCGTGTTCGCCATCTGCATGTGGACGACTACAAGGACATCATCTGTCGTGCTCCTGCTCAGCAGGTCGGGACCTACCTGGTGACGCTGGACGGCCATCTGTGCATCGCTGAGACTGCATCGGTCCTCATTATCACCATCACCGTGATGGTGGCTGTGATCAGCACCTTGGTCAAAGCAGAGCGCAACCGGAAGAACAAAAAACCTGTAAGTGATCCCGAGTCAGAGagacaagaaaagtga
- the lsm12b gene encoding protein LSM12 homolog A, translating into MAAPGPGEYFSVGSHVSCLTCLGQRLQGEVVAFDYQSKMLTLKCASSSGKPNLNDVILINLAYVSDVDIINDRTETPPPLASLNVSKLANRARTEKEDKLSQAYAISAGVSVEGQQLFQTIHKTIKDCKWQEKNIIVMDDVVISPPYQVENCKGKEGSALSHVRKIVEKHFRDVESQKSMQRSQAQQTQKDSTLSS; encoded by the exons ATGGCGGCTCCTGGACCGGGGGAGTATTTCAGCGTCGGGAGCCATGTCTCTTGCCTCACCTGCTTGGGCCAACGTCTGCAAGGAGAAGTGGTCGCGTTTGACTACCAGTCCAAGATGTTAACTCTGA AATGTGCTTCCTCCAGCGGTAAGCCAAACCTCAACGACGTCATCCTGATCAACTTAGCCTATGTTTCTGATGTGGACATAATTAATGACCGCACTGAGACTCCACCCCCACTAGCATCACTGAATGTTAGCAAG CTTGCCAATCGAGCACGGACAGAAAAGGAGGACAAGCTGTCCCAAGCCTATGCAATCAGTGCTGGGGTTTCTGTGGAGGGCCAACAGCTATTCCAGACTATTCACAAAAC CATCAAAGACTGTAAATGGCAGGAGAAGAACATTATTGTGATGGACGACGTCGTAATCTCACCGCCTTACCAGGTTGAGAACTGCAAAGGCAAAGAGGGAAGCGCTTTAAGTCATGTACGCAAAATA GTTGAGAAACATTTTAGAGACGTGGAAAGTCAGAAGTCCATGCAACGTTCACAagcacagcaaacacagaagGACTCCACTTTATCTTCTTGA
- the g6pc3 gene encoding glucose-6-phosphatase 3, which produces MEAVYTQGIWMAESLQQKTIHHEKTWQVVTHMGDPKAAFLLVFPFTYFISKRAGVKVLWVAAISEWLNLVFKWMLFGERPFWWIGESHLFVNKQPKVQQFSSTCETGPGSPSGHAMVTAAVWWIVVSSLGSFLYSRTRSVLLSAVPYLLYVVMLAAVGISRIFILAHFPHQVVAGSITGFILGIVLGRRVPEGRPLLFFFCLSIGLLLGTLMLHAGLQQLGINLSWSIALAKKWCSHAEWIRLDTAPFSSLTRDCGALLGLGLAQYWKPGGWSLPWAPRALSLAFSSMGLYHVHRLPLPVRPQGLFYGLFFVKFIIVPQVVMVLVPGLVHLFTHKKKKD; this is translated from the exons ATGGAGGCCGTGTACACCCAGGGCATCTGGATGGCTGAGAGTCTCCAGCAGAAGACGATACATCACGAGAAGACCTGGCAGGTCGTCACTCACATGGGAGACCCTAAAGCAGCCTTCCTGCTCGTCTTTCCTTTCACATATTTCATCAGCAAACGAGCCGGAGTCAAAGTGCTCTGGGTGGCAGCTATATCAGAGTGGTTGAACCTGGTGTTTAAATG GATGCTGTTTGGTGAGAGGCCGTTCTGGTGGATAGGTGAATCCCATCTGTTTGTCAACAAGCAGCCCAAAGTTCAGCAGTTTTCCTCCACGTGTGAAACCGGCCCAG GGAGTCCGTCGGGACATGCGATGGTGACGGCAGCAGTCTGGTGGATCGTGGTGTCCTCGCTGGGGTCGTTCCTGTACTCACGCACTCGCAG tgtGTTGTTATCAGCTGTTCCTTACCTGCTCTATGTGGTGATGCTGGCGGCGGTTGGAATCTCCAGGATCTTCATCCTCGCCCACTTCCCTCACCAGGTCGTCGCCGGCTCCATTACAG GTTTCATTCTGGGGATTGTTCTGGGCCGCAGAGTCCCAGAAGGTCGCCccctgctgttcttcttctgccTCAGCATCGGTCTGCTGTTGGGCACCCTGATGCTGCACGCCGGACTGCAGCAGCTGGGAATCAACCTCTCCTG GTCGATTGCTTTGGCTAAGAAGTGGTGCAGCCATGCTGAGTGGATTCGTTTGGACACTGCTCCGTTCTCCTCTCTGACGCGGGACTGCGGGGCCCTTCTGGGTTTGGGCCTGGCTCAGTACTGGAAGCCTGGCGGATGGTCTCTGCCGTGGGCTCCTCGGGCTCTGTCTCTGGCCTTTTCATCCATGGGACTGTATCACGTCCATCGTCTGCCGCTCCCGGTCCGACCTCAAGGCCTCTTCTACGGCCTGTTCTTCGTCAAGTTCATCATAGTGCCTCAGGTGGTCATGGTGCTGGTGCCCGGGCTGGTTCACCTGTTcacacacaagaagaagaaggactAG